The Silene latifolia isolate original U9 population chromosome X, ASM4854445v1, whole genome shotgun sequence genome contains the following window.
TACCTTACTTGTTTAAACTATACTCTACTCGTTTTAAATATTTTCGATGGGATACTCACCATTTTAAAGCGTTTAATAAATTTCCTTATTTCAAAAGGTATTCTTGCGGAGTCTATTTGCTGAAGTTTCTAGAAAACTTGAGTTGTCAATCATTATGGTCCGATCAGACTTGTTACGAGGTAATGATGTCtaaaccaagttatattagtcaaATATTATTCGGCATATTTTATTGCAACACTTTCAATATTGTTGTCAAATATATATGCAGAATTTGGATGAATATGGTGAGAGTATGATTGTAGATCTTATCAGATGGGAGGAAAACAAGAGAACGGTAATAACAATATCTTCCGAATGCTTTATCTAATTTTGTTTCTATTATTTTCCAATCATTTAACTGCAAGACTTTCAATATTGATGTCAAGTGACTTTAAATGTAACAATATTTCCCTAACTTTTTTTTGTAGGATTATACCTAGGTGTTTTTTTTGCAAGAATATGGTGAGAGTTTGTGTGCTTAGAAAATGGGAGTGGCAGAGAACCATCTCATTGTCTTTTGTTGATTCTTTGATTTGGGCAGGCATTAGTTTGTAGGTGGACTAAATTTGTAGGTTGTAGATGTGTAGGTATTCCAAGTAACTTTTGCGTGTATGGAAGACCCTCATACGTGTATGAGAAGGCGTTGTATGTGTATGTAATACCTTTCTACGTGCATGTAATTTGTCGACTTTCGGGTCTGTTTAACGAGACTTGAGCGTGCCTGAGGAGGCGTTATATGTGAATGGAACAGCTTTTTAACTGTGTGGGGCACAATTATGTCACTAGATTATGGCCtttttttaatgagacttgtaatgAGAATTACCCCATTTGTCAGGGTGTTGTTTTAAAATCCCAAAGTAACTTGCATATTTACATGCATGAGAAGGCTTTATATGTGTATGGAACAGCCTTCTACATGcatgaaaattttcaaaacaaaattactTGCATTATTTAGAGTTACCAATGTACTTTGAGCGTGACGTGCTGGGCCGTGCCTAAAGTGCTGATAGGATTGGCCCGACTTCTTCAATAATCACTCACATTTAAGTTTCGAGACTTGAAATGAGAATTAAAACCCACATTTAAGTCTTGAGACTTAAAATGATCCTAAAAACAAGTGTTGTAATGAGAATTAACCCATCGCATGGGGATTATCCCATTTAGGTTATCTGTGCATAAAATGCCCTTCTATATGCATGGAATAACCTTTTAGTTGCATGATATTAAACGACTTGTTGTACACGATGATGATTCAACTAATcacattttattgctggcataaaATGATCATATGTTTCAGCTTTTTAATTACCAAATTTGGAGAAACAATTATCACATGTGCATAAAATGACCTCGTACGTGCATAAAATGATCTCGTATGAACATGCCATGTTTGCTAAGGGAAACACATGTATCATAGATGAAATCCATGTGCATGGAATAACCTTTTAGTTGCATGATATTTAACGACTTGTCATACACGATGATGATTCAACTAATCACATTTTATTCTTTGGCATAAATTGGTCACATGTTTGACTTTCTAATTACCAAATTTGGAGAAACAATTATCACATGTGCATAAAATGACCTCATACGTGCATAAAATGAGCTTGTATGTGCATGTCATAATTGCTCAGAGAAACACATGTTTTCTATTCTTAAATCGAATCACAATTTCATCTTCTCAAATATACAATTTAAGAATCCGGAAGCCTCCCGTTACATTTATTACAAAACAATTGTTGACTTCTCAAATGATGCTCAAAAATAATCCTAAAAACTtcaataatgctcaaaaataatcCTAAAAACTTCAATgatgctcaaaaacaagtgttgacTTCTCAAATGATGCTCAAAAATTCCACTGCACAGTCCAATTCCTCGCAAAAAAACTTCAATCTCACACATAAGAAAGCAAATGTCAACAAAGATAAAAATTAGAGGGAAACAAAAAGGGTAAAAGTAGAAAACTTGCGCTAATAAGAGACATCACTTACTCGACTATTTGTCAGCGATCCTTTGGTCGGTCACAATTCCTGCTATCGTGGTTCGCCATCTGCCCACAAGCTTTGCATCTTCTTAGTGGTTTCTTATTGACTTCCCCTGCTCTTTCTCTTTGTGAAATCATTCTTTTCCCCGAGCCTTTGTTTTTGCATTGTCTTGGCGGCAAAATTGTAATTTCGCTAGGCACGCTTGTACCCAAGAGCATTCCAATTTCCGCATTTTTGTCCCTTTTCTTTCCAATACTACTATTACCACCATCATCAAGTGACACTACTTGTTGTTTCGCAAGTACCCTTTCCTTGAACTCGCGTAAAATTGTTAGTAACTCATCACAATTAACAGGACTCTGTTCAACTAGTGAGACACAAGTGAACATTTCGACCACAATTGATCAGTTTGTTCTTTTGTGCATCGATCGATCTGCAATCGCAAGCAACCGCCCATCAGAATTGAATATTGGCTGGCAGGTTGCTAGTTTGCTCCACCTATTTAGTAGGTATTCGCTTGGAATTTTATCAAAACCATAATCTTTAAGGACACAGAGAATATCTCGACAAATTATTCCATGTCGTTCAAATTTCTTGCAATTGCATACTAGTTTCACTTCAGCTGTCTTATAACCCACCTTATAGTCTTTCTTTCTCTCACGATCCTTGACATCTATGTATAGAATTGCATGATTCTTATCTTTTTGTTTGTCCCCAATGGCACATGTAAAGCATCTCGCTTTTATTTCCACTTTGAACTCCTCGAAAATTCTCGGAGTGTAGGTTTTCACGCATGCTTTTCTTTTGTCTAGAGGAGTAGCCAAGTCAGGAAACGAGTACTTAGATTGTGCAATCagttttgattgagcccatcgtTGTGTATCCATTGCACTCTCAAAGCGCGTCCAAAATTCAACAAGGGTCAAATTTGGATTAGTG
Protein-coding sequences here:
- the LOC141617909 gene encoding protein FAR1-RELATED SEQUENCE 5-like, with translation MIVDNSKINKGPIMTYRMFKEYVRGYQNVGASLEDFKNFSRDIKKFLSEGDAQMLIEHFMKIKRMCPSFYFDFEVDEKDVEPAEFEERWTAIVEAHGLSDNEWLQEKYGIRHFWIPAYFRDLLLGRLMRTTSRSESENHFFSNFTNPNLTLVEFWTRFESAMDTQRWAQSKLIAQSKYSFPDLATPLDKRKACVKTYTPRIFEEFKVEIKARCFTCAIGDKQKDKNHAILYIDVKDRERKKDYKVGYKTAEVKLVCNCKKFERHGIICRDILCVLKDYGFDKIPSEYLLNRWSKLATCQPIFNSDGRLLAIADRSMHKRTN